A region from the Paenibacillus humicola genome encodes:
- a CDS encoding sensor histidine kinase, with translation MRLKSKYLLLLIVMAVPLTVSLLIAYQQIRQQIKDNLIAAQFQLMNQLNISLQNAVIEVDDKLMSVYESPDIYDYLTNPYGYSLQGENRMVSLLQVLALSLREANNVFLYLNDEHLWYEIEYQDLSLQKSTELTGEERQWLDKTRNRNGAMTINYSFDQPSGQLIIGRSITDVIRKTYIGVLGIDLNPRFFESVLADQISNRDAIEVINAEGTALYTTLAAPIDKRGMIAVKSSANRFGWRVIQYIPNVFLARAAWDAIKYTIYLGGMMIAVAALMWLSFSRQISGPIVRLVRSMKDVGNGDFKLVLSDGRDASRGDEIGFLARQFQSMVRKLDELIQSQYELKLQESYSRVKALQAQINPHFLYNTLTAIYSEALDAGSETICSMIKSLSSMFRYTIESGEDIVPLGREIEHVRNYLQIQQFRFEKNLEYRIEAAEHLLSYPCLKLSLQPIVENAVIHGISKKGFGAVVIAAERQGDRISLSIRDNGVGLSKEKLEALRRNMMSVGVSGDHLGLHNVQQRILHYFKDSGAIRIESQPGTGTTVTVEWSVKRGDEINYH, from the coding sequence ATGAGGCTTAAGTCGAAGTATTTGCTCTTGCTGATCGTGATGGCTGTTCCGCTGACCGTCAGCTTATTGATCGCTTACCAGCAAATCCGGCAGCAAATCAAAGATAACTTGATAGCGGCTCAATTTCAGTTGATGAACCAGTTGAATATCAGCCTGCAGAATGCCGTTATCGAAGTAGACGACAAGCTGATGAGCGTATACGAATCTCCCGATATATACGATTATTTGACCAATCCTTACGGATACTCCCTTCAAGGTGAAAATCGGATGGTGAGCTTATTGCAGGTGCTGGCTTTGTCGCTTCGCGAAGCCAACAACGTTTTTCTGTACCTGAACGATGAGCATTTATGGTACGAGATCGAATACCAGGACTTGTCTTTGCAAAAAAGTACGGAGCTTACGGGTGAGGAGCGGCAATGGCTGGACAAAACCCGGAATCGAAACGGTGCCATGACGATCAATTATTCTTTCGATCAGCCTTCCGGGCAGTTGATTATCGGCCGATCCATAACGGATGTGATTCGAAAAACCTATATCGGCGTTCTCGGGATCGATTTGAATCCGCGTTTTTTCGAGAGTGTTTTGGCCGATCAAATTTCGAACCGCGACGCGATTGAGGTGATAAATGCGGAGGGAACCGCTCTCTATACGACACTAGCGGCCCCGATTGATAAACGCGGCATGATTGCCGTAAAAAGCTCCGCCAATCGATTCGGCTGGAGGGTCATCCAATATATCCCGAACGTTTTCCTGGCCCGGGCGGCATGGGATGCGATTAAATATACCATCTATCTGGGTGGGATGATGATCGCTGTTGCGGCATTGATGTGGCTCTCATTCTCCCGGCAAATATCGGGTCCGATCGTCAGGCTGGTCAGATCCATGAAGGATGTGGGAAACGGTGATTTTAAGCTGGTTTTGAGCGACGGCCGCGATGCATCCAGAGGCGATGAGATTGGGTTTTTGGCGAGGCAGTTCCAGTCCATGGTTCGAAAATTGGACGAACTGATTCAGAGTCAATATGAATTGAAATTGCAGGAGTCTTACTCCAGAGTAAAGGCGCTGCAGGCGCAAATCAATCCTCATTTTTTATACAACACGCTGACCGCGATATACTCGGAAGCATTGGATGCCGGCTCCGAAACGATATGCAGCATGATCAAATCGCTCTCTTCGATGTTCCGGTATACAATCGAGTCGGGTGAGGACATCGTTCCTTTGGGAAGGGAAATCGAGCATGTCCGGAATTATTTGCAGATCCAGCAATTCCGGTTCGAAAAAAATCTGGAGTATCGGATCGAAGCAGCCGAGCATTTACTTTCGTATCCATGTCTCAAATTATCGCTGCAGCCCATCGTAGAAAATGCGGTCATCCATGGCATATCCAAAAAAGGGTTTGGCGCCGTCGTTATTGCGGCCGAACGGCAAGGAGACCGAATCAGTTTGAGCATTCGGGATAACGGTGTCGGACTATCTAAGGAAAAGCTGGAAGCCCTTCGGCGGAATATGATGTCCGTCGGTGTCAGCGGCGACCATTTGGGTCTTCATAACGTTCAGCAGCGCATCCTTCATTATTTTAAGGATTCCGGCGCTATCCGAATCGAGAGCCAACCCGGAACCGGAACGACCGTAACTGTGGAATGGAGCGTGAAGCGCGGTGATGAAATTAATTATCATTGA
- a CDS encoding NAD-dependent epimerase/dehydratase family protein produces the protein MKRILVTGALGQIGSELVGKLRERYGNDQVIATDIRKAADPARYEPFEILDVTDVHAMFDIARRHRVNTVIHLASLLSASAEARPLLAWQVNMGGLLCALEVSRELGCLFFTPSSIGAFGPGTPKENTPQDTIQRPATMYGINKVSGELLCDYYYRKFGVDTRGLRFPGIISYKTPPGGGTTDYAVDMYRNAVAHGRYTSYIAAGTYLDMMYMPDALQAVVTLLEADPSRLIHRNAFNVTAMSVEPETVAAAIRKHLPAFELDYAVDPLRQAIAESWPKSMDATAARDEWGFRPEYDLEKMTLDMLEHLGGITTA, from the coding sequence ATGAAACGGATCTTGGTAACCGGCGCCCTTGGCCAAATCGGCTCCGAATTAGTCGGGAAATTGAGAGAAAGGTACGGGAACGATCAAGTGATCGCGACGGATATCAGAAAAGCGGCCGATCCGGCACGATATGAACCGTTCGAGATTTTGGACGTGACGGATGTGCATGCGATGTTCGACATTGCCCGGAGACACCGCGTGAACACGGTGATCCATCTTGCCTCGTTATTGTCCGCCTCCGCGGAAGCGAGACCGCTTCTAGCCTGGCAGGTGAATATGGGCGGACTGCTCTGCGCCCTGGAAGTTTCCCGGGAGCTGGGCTGCCTGTTTTTTACGCCAAGCTCGATCGGCGCGTTCGGTCCGGGCACGCCCAAAGAAAATACGCCGCAGGATACGATCCAAAGACCGGCGACGATGTACGGCATCAATAAAGTATCCGGGGAGCTGCTGTGCGATTACTATTATCGAAAATTCGGCGTCGATACGCGCGGGCTGCGTTTTCCCGGGATCATCTCGTACAAAACGCCTCCCGGCGGCGGCACGACGGATTATGCCGTGGACATGTACAGAAACGCGGTCGCACATGGAAGGTATACCTCTTATATCGCCGCAGGTACCTATCTGGACATGATGTATATGCCAGATGCTTTGCAGGCCGTCGTCACGCTGCTGGAAGCCGATCCGTCCAGGCTGATTCACCGAAATGCCTTTAATGTCACGGCCATGAGCGTGGAGCCGGAAACCGTTGCCGCGGCCATCCGCAAGCATTTGCCGGCATTCGAGCTCGATTATGCCGTTGACCCCCTGAGGCAGGCGATCGCCGAAAGCTGGCCGAAATCGATGGACGCCACGGCAGCGCGAGACGAATGGGGGTTCCGGCCGGAATACGATCTGGAGAAAATGACACTCGACATGCTGGAACATTTGGGGGGAATAACAACCGCTTAG
- a CDS encoding sugar phosphate isomerase/epimerase family protein produces MIPTLNPVTTGRDAAAEEFLDAASLAGFPAIDYSILPFYETFKTQSFASAREMLSTRNLVLGSFGLPVEFRKDEALFREELAALPDIARFAAELGATNCCTWLYPATDEPVAEYTSRFIRRLRECAKVLDDNGIRFGIEWVGPKTLRTMKHDFIHTLPGVLELIGAIDVPNVGVLFDSFHWFTSGATREDILALRPEQIVLVHINDAPDKPADEQIDNQRLLPGEGIIDLPGMLSALREIGYDSYVSVETFSDSLPLLGSKEAAQRTKSALDPVLEGYV; encoded by the coding sequence ATGATACCGACACTGAATCCGGTCACGACAGGAAGGGACGCGGCTGCGGAGGAGTTCCTGGACGCGGCGTCGCTGGCGGGCTTTCCGGCGATCGACTACAGCATACTGCCATTTTACGAGACATTCAAAACGCAATCGTTCGCATCCGCCCGGGAAATGCTGTCGACACGGAATCTCGTTCTGGGTTCGTTCGGACTGCCGGTCGAATTCCGCAAGGACGAGGCGCTGTTCCGGGAGGAGCTCGCGGCGCTGCCCGACATCGCCCGCTTCGCTGCCGAGCTCGGCGCGACCAACTGCTGCACGTGGCTGTATCCCGCCACCGACGAGCCGGTTGCCGAATATACGAGCCGCTTCATCCGCCGCCTGCGGGAGTGCGCCAAGGTGCTGGACGATAACGGAATCCGCTTCGGCATCGAGTGGGTCGGGCCGAAGACGCTGCGAACGATGAAGCACGATTTTATCCATACGCTGCCTGGTGTGCTCGAGCTGATCGGAGCCATCGACGTGCCGAACGTCGGCGTGCTGTTCGACAGCTTCCATTGGTTTACCTCGGGTGCGACCCGCGAAGATATTTTGGCGCTGCGGCCGGAGCAAATCGTGCTCGTGCATATTAACGACGCGCCAGACAAGCCCGCGGACGAGCAGATCGACAACCAGCGCCTGCTGCCGGGGGAAGGAATTATCGATTTGCCGGGCATGCTGTCCGCGCTGCGGGAAATCGGCTATGACAGCTATGTATCCGTGGAGACCTTCAGCGACTCGCTTCCGCTGCTCGGTTCGAAAGAAGCGGCGCAGCGCACGAAGAGCGCGCTCGATCCGGTATTGGAGGGGTATGTATGA
- a CDS encoding hydroxyacid dehydrogenase yields MLIPQTIADEGARFLMERGYEIVKGSGISEDELAEAIQACDAVLARTERYTENVIRAGRKVRVIARHGVGVDNINVPLATELGIYVTTTPMANAVSVAEHALTLILALSKKLMAIDRAFRKGNWEIRNQVFGMELEGKTLGILGLGRIGSMLAKKAYHGLGMNVIGYDPYVPADRLPEGVRQADWNAIFEQSDFVSVHLPAAPETMGIIGRKELELMKPSAYFVNAARGEVVNERDLVAVLNENRIAGAGLDVFREEPLPASHPFFQMEQVLMTPHNAALTEESRAKMALHAAMSIDEVLTGKSPSWPVNHPVPKGVNH; encoded by the coding sequence GTGCTGATCCCGCAAACCATTGCGGATGAAGGAGCCCGTTTTTTGATGGAAAGAGGCTATGAGATCGTGAAAGGAAGCGGAATTTCCGAGGACGAGCTCGCCGAAGCGATTCAAGCTTGCGATGCGGTTCTGGCCCGTACGGAAAGGTATACCGAGAACGTGATCCGGGCAGGCCGAAAGGTACGGGTCATCGCCAGGCACGGTGTCGGAGTGGACAACATCAACGTACCGCTGGCGACCGAGCTGGGTATCTACGTCACCACGACTCCCATGGCGAATGCCGTTTCGGTCGCGGAGCACGCCTTGACCCTCATTTTGGCCCTCTCCAAGAAACTGATGGCGATCGACCGGGCGTTCAGAAAAGGCAACTGGGAGATTCGCAATCAAGTATTCGGTATGGAGCTTGAGGGGAAAACGCTGGGTATTCTCGGTTTGGGCAGAATCGGTTCCATGCTTGCGAAGAAGGCTTACCACGGATTAGGGATGAACGTAATCGGATACGACCCTTACGTTCCAGCCGATCGTCTGCCGGAGGGCGTGCGGCAGGCCGATTGGAACGCCATATTTGAGCAAAGCGATTTTGTAAGCGTCCACCTGCCCGCAGCGCCGGAGACGATGGGGATCATCGGCCGGAAGGAGCTGGAGCTGATGAAGCCTTCCGCGTATTTCGTGAATGCTGCCAGAGGCGAGGTTGTGAACGAGCGCGATCTGGTCGCCGTTTTGAACGAAAACAGGATTGCCGGAGCGGGGCTGGACGTCTTTCGGGAGGAGCCGCTGCCTGCGAGCCATCCGTTTTTTCAAATGGAGCAGGTCCTGATGACTCCCCACAATGCGGCGTTAACCGAAGAATCCAGAGCCAAAATGGCCTTGCATGCCGCGATGAGCATCGACGAAGTGTTAACCGGTAAAAGTCCGAGCTGGCCGGTGAATCATCCGGTGCCGAAAGGAGTTAACCATTGA
- a CDS encoding response regulator, which produces MKLIIIEDEPKVRKALRSILAALDEPIEIAGEAENALEGLRLIEESEPDLMLLDLAIPGMHGLELIAHMQTNRHECQVVIISGHDSFAFAQQALRYNVVDYILKPFDKKDLSRALDKAIQRMHSAAFLNEAEYAAIRHKREETSKARARIIRKIYNGEKLTVNEQARYPFYLNTECWSAHLVVVRNYFSDLQEKYNGDLELVEYVLCNFFEEILQSSSIPYIFGPAGNNCRLVFWLLTPCNALSKNKLCEIAGVMKKMVKIDCMILREGSILTKNEFSVAIHQLEHRLLHIDLSQFEPDPAVIDVGQAISSPLTDEKLSELSRLLHNIQLFIDYGMHEQAAAALQERFACWLNNKLLTCQFVYLLFSSLVHSDSDALHEEDPLTLCLKAQLNACFLLDRLLARLKNIGENSDCAKRPATRKERAAAVQTYIELNYSEALSLTGLAQTFFVSKEYLASSFKDETGATIHQYIQNIRLQKATELLREQEYRISDVAQRVGYDNYSYFDKLFRKKYGHTPSEYRSKILNLC; this is translated from the coding sequence ATGAAATTAATTATCATTGAAGACGAACCCAAGGTCAGAAAAGCGCTCAGATCGATTCTGGCAGCGCTTGATGAACCGATCGAAATCGCCGGCGAAGCTGAAAACGCACTTGAGGGATTGCGGTTAATCGAGGAATCGGAGCCGGATTTGATGCTGCTGGACCTGGCTATACCGGGGATGCACGGGCTGGAGCTTATCGCGCATATGCAGACAAATCGTCATGAGTGTCAGGTCGTCATCATCAGCGGACACGACAGTTTTGCTTTTGCTCAGCAGGCGCTGCGATATAATGTCGTGGACTATATTCTGAAGCCCTTCGACAAGAAGGACCTGTCCCGCGCGCTTGACAAAGCGATTCAGCGTATGCACAGCGCCGCATTCTTGAACGAAGCGGAATATGCGGCGATACGGCATAAACGTGAAGAAACGTCGAAAGCCCGTGCGCGAATCATTCGAAAGATTTATAACGGAGAGAAGCTGACGGTGAACGAACAGGCGCGATATCCGTTTTATCTCAATACCGAATGTTGGTCGGCTCATCTCGTGGTTGTTCGAAACTATTTTTCCGATTTACAAGAAAAATATAACGGAGACCTTGAGCTGGTTGAATACGTCCTGTGCAATTTCTTTGAAGAGATTCTTCAATCATCAAGTATTCCGTATATTTTCGGACCGGCGGGGAATAATTGCCGGCTTGTATTTTGGCTGCTGACGCCATGTAATGCATTGTCAAAGAACAAGCTGTGTGAAATCGCCGGTGTGATGAAAAAAATGGTGAAAATCGACTGCATGATCTTAAGAGAAGGATCGATCTTGACCAAAAATGAATTTTCCGTCGCGATTCATCAACTGGAGCACCGTTTATTACATATCGATCTATCGCAGTTTGAACCCGATCCTGCTGTCATCGACGTTGGCCAGGCGATCTCAAGTCCGCTAACCGACGAAAAGCTGTCGGAATTATCACGGCTGCTGCATAACATCCAGCTCTTTATCGATTACGGGATGCATGAGCAAGCAGCGGCCGCGCTGCAAGAGAGATTTGCATGCTGGCTCAATAACAAGCTTTTGACATGTCAATTCGTCTATTTGCTATTCTCCTCCTTGGTGCACAGCGATTCGGATGCGCTGCATGAAGAAGATCCGTTGACGCTTTGCCTAAAGGCGCAATTGAACGCCTGTTTCCTGCTGGACCGGCTGCTTGCCCGCTTGAAAAATATCGGTGAAAACTCCGATTGCGCAAAGCGACCGGCAACGCGCAAAGAACGAGCCGCAGCCGTTCAAACGTATATCGAGCTGAATTACAGCGAAGCTTTGTCGCTGACGGGACTTGCCCAAACCTTTTTTGTAAGCAAAGAATATTTGGCCAGCAGTTTCAAAGACGAGACCGGCGCCACCATCCATCAATACATCCAAAATATCCGCTTGCAGAAGGCGACCGAGCTTCTCCGTGAGCAGGAATACCGGATATCCGACGTCGCCCAGAGAGTCGGCTACGACAATTACAGTTATTTTGATAAGCTGTTTCGGAAGAAATACGGTCATACCCCTTCGGAATATCGCAGCAAAATCTTAAACCTGTGTTAG
- a CDS encoding HpcH/HpaI aldolase family protein — MNNKVKKKIKENGYVVGCFQGFHSASVVEMVGYSGFDFVVIDNEHGPLSWGEVEEMIRAAELAGTMPFVRVAYDASDIQKALDRGAYGIHVPMVNTKEQAIEIVQRAKFPPAGRRGTAYSCRAALYGVHGGAGYLKQANDEILVAVHIETPEAVDNIEAIMTVEGIDVCYIGPTDLSVTMGYASEGPSHPEVQKAMNRVLESGKKHGVAVGTQVGNAQGVTQQMDWGARYVGVGITPMLYSAFKDAANAGKR, encoded by the coding sequence ATGAATAATAAGGTGAAAAAGAAAATCAAGGAAAACGGATACGTTGTCGGCTGTTTTCAGGGCTTTCACTCGGCCTCCGTCGTGGAGATGGTCGGTTATTCCGGCTTCGACTTTGTCGTCATCGACAATGAGCACGGCCCCTTGTCATGGGGCGAGGTGGAGGAAATGATCCGCGCGGCGGAACTCGCCGGCACGATGCCGTTCGTTCGGGTTGCGTACGATGCCTCCGACATTCAAAAAGCGCTTGACAGGGGCGCTTACGGCATCCATGTCCCGATGGTCAATACGAAGGAGCAGGCGATCGAGATCGTGCAGCGCGCGAAGTTCCCTCCGGCAGGCAGGCGGGGAACCGCCTATTCGTGCCGCGCCGCGCTTTATGGCGTGCACGGCGGAGCCGGCTATTTAAAGCAGGCTAACGATGAGATTCTAGTCGCCGTGCATATCGAAACGCCGGAGGCCGTGGACAATATCGAAGCGATTATGACAGTCGAAGGCATCGATGTGTGTTATATCGGGCCGACGGATTTGTCCGTTACGATGGGGTATGCCTCGGAAGGGCCGAGCCATCCGGAAGTGCAGAAGGCGATGAACCGCGTGCTGGAAAGCGGAAAAAAGCACGGCGTCGCCGTCGGCACGCAGGTCGGCAATGCGCAAGGGGTCACGCAGCAAATGGATTGGGGCGCCCGCTACGTCGGCGTCGGCATAACGCCGATGCTCTATTCGGCCTTTAAGGACGCGGCAAACGCGGGCAAGCGTTAA
- a CDS encoding glycine C-acetyltransferase produces the protein MSSKTLSAFLKGNLEALKSKGLYNAIDTVQGANGPVIAIDGKSFINLSSNNYLGLASDPRLVEAAVKAARQYGAGSGAVRTINGTLKLHVELEQKLAEFKHTEAAIVFQSGFNCNMAAISAVMDERDAILSDELNHASIIDGCRLSRAKVIRYRHSDMNDLREKAKAAKESGQYNKMMVITDGVFSMDGDIAKLPEIVNIAGELDLITYVDDAHGSGVLGDGAGTVKHFGLSRSIDFQIGTLSKAIGSVGGYVAGSQELIDWLKVRGRPFLFSTSLPPAAVAASIAAIDILKSSSELQKRLWENAAYLKKGLSGLGFNIGSSETPITPCIVGEEILTQRFSQRLYEEGVYAKAIVFPTVPKGTGRVRNMPTSAHTKDMLDRALSAYEKVGKQLAVIPG, from the coding sequence ATGTCCAGCAAAACGTTATCGGCCTTCTTAAAGGGAAATTTGGAGGCTTTGAAAAGCAAGGGTCTGTACAATGCGATTGATACGGTGCAGGGGGCCAACGGTCCGGTGATCGCAATTGACGGCAAATCGTTCATCAATCTTTCCTCCAACAACTACCTGGGTCTGGCTTCGGATCCGCGGCTGGTCGAAGCGGCCGTGAAAGCCGCGCGGCAGTACGGGGCCGGGTCCGGAGCGGTAAGAACGATCAACGGAACGCTGAAGCTCCATGTGGAACTGGAACAAAAGCTGGCCGAGTTCAAGCATACCGAGGCGGCGATCGTTTTCCAGTCCGGCTTTAACTGCAATATGGCCGCCATTTCGGCGGTTATGGATGAGCGGGATGCGATTTTGTCCGATGAGCTGAATCATGCTTCGATCATTGACGGCTGCCGTTTATCGAGAGCGAAAGTGATCCGATATCGTCATTCCGATATGAACGACCTGCGCGAAAAAGCGAAGGCAGCCAAAGAGAGCGGCCAGTACAACAAAATGATGGTGATTACGGACGGCGTATTCTCCATGGACGGCGATATCGCCAAGCTGCCGGAAATCGTCAACATTGCCGGGGAGCTCGACCTGATCACCTACGTGGACGACGCGCACGGCTCCGGCGTATTGGGAGACGGAGCGGGGACAGTGAAGCATTTCGGGCTTTCACGCAGCATCGATTTTCAAATCGGTACCTTGTCCAAAGCTATCGGGTCCGTGGGCGGTTATGTGGCCGGCTCGCAGGAGCTGATCGATTGGCTCAAGGTGCGCGGCAGGCCGTTCCTGTTCTCCACCTCCCTGCCTCCCGCCGCGGTTGCCGCTTCGATCGCCGCGATCGATATCCTGAAGAGCAGCTCGGAGCTGCAGAAGCGGCTGTGGGAAAACGCCGCTTATTTGAAGAAGGGGCTTTCCGGTCTCGGCTTCAACATCGGTTCCAGTGAAACGCCAATCACGCCCTGCATCGTTGGGGAGGAGATTTTGACGCAGCGATTTAGCCAAAGGCTGTATGAAGAAGGCGTGTATGCGAAAGCCATCGTATTCCCGACCGTGCCGAAAGGAACCGGAAGAGTGAGAAACATGCCGACGTCGGCGCATACCAAAGACATGCTCGACCGGGCGCTGTCCGCTTATGAAAAAGTCGGCAAACAATTGGCCGTCATACCGGGTTAA
- a CDS encoding zinc-dependent alcohol dehydrogenase → MMKKAAIVGPRMAELVERPIPKPQGREVLIKVHVAPMCTEYKAFLEGKPHDCLGHEAVGEVVETAQEGGLFKVGDRVVAMPLSGCGECELCLAGDYIHCLSNPMMDSAMAQYIVKPEVCLRKIPDDLSYEQAALACCGLGASFGAIRKLGVSAYDTLLVTGLGPVGLGAVINAKFCGAVVIGVESNPYRIETARRLGIDAVIDPRDAEALAKIAELTGGKGPDYAVDCSGVPAAHRLCIDAVKRKGKVAFVGESHNETPIVISRDMIRKGIHLIGSWHYNLNDFPLLMNVIRRSRMTESFVSHVFPMSRIQEALETSVSQQCAKIMLKPWE, encoded by the coding sequence ATGATGAAGAAAGCGGCCATCGTTGGCCCGCGCATGGCGGAATTGGTCGAGCGGCCGATTCCGAAGCCGCAGGGCAGAGAAGTGCTGATCAAGGTGCACGTCGCGCCGATGTGTACGGAGTATAAAGCTTTTCTGGAAGGAAAGCCGCATGACTGCCTGGGACACGAAGCGGTCGGCGAAGTGGTCGAGACGGCGCAGGAGGGCGGACTGTTCAAGGTCGGCGACCGCGTCGTCGCCATGCCGCTCTCCGGCTGCGGCGAGTGCGAGCTTTGCCTGGCGGGAGATTACATCCACTGCCTGAGCAATCCGATGATGGATTCGGCGATGGCGCAGTATATCGTGAAACCGGAAGTCTGCCTGCGCAAAATTCCCGACGATCTGAGCTACGAGCAGGCGGCTTTGGCCTGCTGCGGACTCGGCGCGTCATTCGGTGCGATTCGGAAGCTCGGCGTGTCGGCCTACGATACGCTGCTCGTTACCGGCCTTGGGCCTGTCGGGCTCGGCGCCGTCATTAACGCCAAGTTTTGCGGCGCCGTCGTGATCGGAGTGGAATCGAATCCGTACCGGATCGAGACCGCCCGCCGGCTGGGCATCGATGCGGTGATCGATCCGCGGGACGCCGAAGCCTTGGCGAAGATTGCAGAGCTTACCGGCGGCAAAGGACCGGATTACGCCGTCGACTGCTCGGGCGTGCCGGCCGCCCATCGGCTGTGCATCGATGCCGTCAAGCGGAAGGGCAAGGTCGCTTTCGTCGGGGAATCCCATAACGAAACGCCGATCGTAATCAGCCGGGATATGATTCGCAAAGGCATTCATCTCATCGGCTCGTGGCATTACAACTTGAACGATTTTCCGCTGCTGATGAACGTTATTCGCCGTTCCCGCATGACGGAATCGTTCGTCAGCCATGTGTTTCCGATGAGCCGCATTCAGGAGGCGCTGGAAACCTCCGTTTCCCAGCAGTGCGCCAAAATCATGCTGAAGCCGTGGGAATAA
- a CDS encoding NAD(P)-dependent alcohol dehydrogenase: MNGTMKAAVMSAPFEIDIVEMPLPELRDDEVLVKVMAVGVCGSDIHYYEHGRIGRFVVEKPIILGHECAGIVEAVGAAVTKFKPGDRVAVEPGVTCGRCPACKEGRYNLCPDVQFLATPPVDGAFVQYIAHREDFLFAIPDRLSYEEAALNEPFSVGIHAAKRAGVKPGQTVAIMGMGPVGLMAVVAAKAFGAKQIVVADLEPIRLEAALRLGATHAVNIRDADPVQAVREATGGIGADVAFETAGNPKALQSALYAVRRGGKLAIVGLPPQDEIPLNIPWIADNELDIFGVFRYANTYPQGISFLSSDIADVRSLITDRYPLEQTKEAMERARTNKSGSLKVVVYPNGLL; this comes from the coding sequence ATGAATGGAACAATGAAAGCGGCCGTGATGAGCGCTCCGTTTGAAATCGATATCGTCGAAATGCCGCTGCCCGAGCTTCGGGACGATGAAGTATTGGTGAAAGTGATGGCGGTCGGAGTATGCGGATCCGATATCCATTACTATGAGCACGGCCGTATCGGCCGGTTCGTCGTGGAGAAGCCGATCATTCTCGGCCACGAATGCGCCGGCATCGTGGAGGCGGTCGGCGCCGCCGTCACGAAATTCAAGCCCGGAGACCGGGTCGCCGTCGAGCCCGGCGTCACCTGCGGCAGATGTCCCGCCTGCAAGGAAGGGCGTTATAACCTGTGCCCGGACGTGCAGTTTCTGGCGACCCCTCCCGTAGACGGGGCGTTCGTGCAGTATATCGCCCACCGGGAAGATTTCCTGTTTGCCATTCCGGACCGGCTCTCCTATGAAGAGGCTGCGCTCAACGAGCCGTTCTCCGTCGGCATCCACGCCGCCAAACGGGCCGGCGTCAAGCCGGGGCAGACCGTCGCGATCATGGGCATGGGCCCGGTCGGCTTGATGGCGGTTGTGGCGGCCAAGGCGTTCGGCGCGAAGCAGATCGTCGTCGCGGACCTGGAGCCGATCCGCTTGGAGGCGGCGTTGAGGCTTGGCGCAACGCACGCGGTCAACATCAGGGACGCCGACCCGGTGCAGGCGGTGCGCGAAGCGACGGGCGGCATCGGCGCGGACGTCGCGTTCGAGACAGCGGGCAATCCGAAGGCGCTGCAGTCGGCGCTGTATGCGGTACGCCGCGGAGGCAAGCTGGCGATCGTCGGCCTGCCGCCGCAGGATGAAATTCCGCTGAACATTCCGTGGATCGCGGATAACGAGCTGGACATTTTCGGCGTCTTCCGCTACGCCAACACGTATCCGCAAGGCATTTCGTTTCTGTCCTCCGATATCGCGGACGTACGTTCGCTGATCACCGACCGGTATCCGCTCGAACAAACGAAGGAAGCGATGGAACGGGCCCGCACCAACAAAAGCGGCAGCCTGAAAGTCGTCGTTTATCCGAACGGCCTTTTATAA